The Rhodamnia argentea isolate NSW1041297 chromosome 7, ASM2092103v1, whole genome shotgun sequence genome contains the following window.
CGTGCACCAATTCTCAAGAAAAAGTTTCAGTAATCAAATTACTAGCTTGTATCTGACTAAGATCTAGACTTCTCTAAAATTTCTTCTGTCAGTACTGTGCTTATATACATAAACAAGAGATGACTAAAGAAAACTAAGACTTATTTGCAACAAGCAATAAACAGACTACCCATAAATCAAACCAAAGAGATCAGCCATCAAGAAAACGGAATGTACCATGGAGCAAAAAATTCTACAACCCAGAGTTCTTTACTTTTGAGAACCAACTCATCAAAATTGCTGGAAGTCAGTTCAACCGACGCATTAGGTTCAGATTTCTCACTTGATCCTCCAGTTGATTTACCATTTAAGCGGTCTTTGAGAAGTGCCTTAACCTGCACACAGATACAACCATTAAGAATCGAACACATCCACACATTCTCTGTTTAGTAGATAACTAACCACTTAAGAGGAGACACAATTCtgcttttcaaagtatattaccAAGTTGAACACAATCTATGACATGATAATGCGTTtactaattgaaaattttaatagtcACAAGGCAAAGGCATTTATGTTCTGTAGTTAATTTTAGTGCGGAGACACATTCTATATCATGAATGCAAACCCATGGGAATATACTATGCCTGAGCCTGGAAGAAGATATATAATATTTGAAACTAATATTATGTATTGAAGATGAAGGCTAAACCTAAAATTCTGGATCTAGAGATGTTTTACGTCCTTTAAGTATTAATTCTTTATAGTTTGTTATCATTTGAACAAAATTCTATGTTCACATCAATTGTCATGATCTTAGGAGGCCCAGAAAGATCTCATGATCTGGTCCCTCAGACACCCTTTCTCCCAAGCTGGACTATTCAACAACCTTGACTATTACTGTGTTCTAAGACGGTCAAATATGGTCCCCCCCAGCTCCATCCCATAAAGACCGCTCTATGATAATCTTAGAGATTCCATGCAACAGCGAATAGTTACTTCTTGTGGCTTTATTGCAAGCCATCAGGAGACAAAATACTACAGTGGAACAACTGTTTGCGCAGAGCATGTTAAAGTCCATGGAAAGgatgaaagagaaataaaaaaatagactCGACCTTGAGGAAATTTGGGTTTAGTCATTTAGAAATAATATTGTGAGATCAATAATGTGTCTAGGGTTATTTATACAGATTTCTCAATTGTATTGCTCCATAAGGCAGAGAGGTGTTAGTGGCCACTAAAACCTCTTCTTATTGTTATTGAGGAATGGTCATGGCTTTCAGTTAGTTTCACAGCCAACAAAATAATGCAAGTTAAGCTTACCTTAAGTTTAATTCCCTAATTAAGCTGGCAAGCAATGATCAAAATCCTATATAAACTCTTTTGTGGAAATGCGTAGATGACAAAAACATAAACAGAGTAATCCATAAGTCCGATcaagagagaaataaaaacagACCTGTTTTAGTGCAAATTCTGCAATAGGTTTGACATCCCTTGCTCCTTGGTAATCAATAGGAGGCTGCCCAGGTACAAACACCTTTATGGTTGGAAAGCCCTTAATTCCATACTCCTATACAATAAGTAGACAAAAGTACATAATCAGAGAGGCAAGGGGACACAATGCCAGGATATCTAAGTTCCTTATAACAAGTGTTACATGCTGCATAGAATCatagaaagggaaagaaatcgcTTCAGGGGCTAATTTTATGAATCATCCGTGTCTGAGTATGGATTTGAAGAACCCATGAGAAACTAGTGCTGTCTATTTCTCGTGCTTTGCGGTGCCTAAAGGTCCTTCCACTGAATTGAGGGACAAGAAACTCTCAAACTGAACTTCGAGTTTTGAGaaccaaaaattgaatccaTCAGCTAAAGAATTCCTATGGAGGGAAACCTGAGCGAGGGACTGGTGTGCATCAGCATCTAGAGCTGCCACAGTGGCTACCCCTTTCAATACAGTAGCTGCCTTTTCCCACGTTGGTGTTAGAGCTTTACAATGGCCACACCAAGGTGCAAAGAACTCGACCAAAACGACTCCATTCGAAttcaaaacctgcaaaacaCAAGTTTGGAATAATTTAAATCCGTTTAGCTCTTACAATTACAAGAATGATAGACCAACAGATCACTAAGGtaacagaaaaatagaaggaCAACAAGTTTAAGAGCACTGTAGCCGCTGCAGGAATTGCATTCGGCAAATAAAGGTCGCCCTTGCACGAAATCAAGCACCCTTGGCTTCACTATTATGCTGTCCAAGACCAGACACCCAATGCTCAAGAAGTAAAGCAAGAGACTGACATTCAAGGGTTCTAGATCAGAGAAATGAGTAACGAGATTACAAAACTAAACATGATGAGGAAGCACCTAGCGTAAAAGGGACTCGCGcatcaagaaagaagaaaaagaagcgcATCTTAAGGGCTGCCACTCCGGCCGCAGAAAAAGAACGTTCAATACGCGCGAGTCTCGTGCCTCATATAATCTATAACACTCGAACATCTCCGAAGGAAGAGGAACAGCATCAAAGGAACAGTAGAAGCTAATGCCACCGAACGCGACGCGGAATGAACCGAGAGCACGGGAAACTTGAGCTCGACAACAGAATTCAAACACGGATCAGAAGATGGCGATTACCTTGCTCTTGAAGTTGGAAGGGTTGAGCTGAACCACTGGAGAGGAGGGGCCGTACAATGCATCACACGAATCAAATGCGAATAGGAGCCACGCGATTGCACAAACTAACGACACCGATTGTGATCtacgcatctctctctctctctctctctctctctctctctttcgctcgTCGATTAGCAGAGAGTCTCAGAAACAGAGCAGAAACCTCTCAGAGCTATCTTTACTACACAGGGTCagtcggaagaagaagaagaaaaaccatgGCCCGTCCCGAGGGGGTGAGGGCTTTTCCACTCGTAGCCTGAGGCAACGTGTTCTCGCCAATAGGATTCTTACACGTCACCAGGTTTTGCGGATGCACCGCAATTTCGTGCTCCATTTTCTCACAGCCGTGGCCAGTAATTAGCCCAGTGGGCcaatcattttccattttcctgtcagtttttttttcccgggcTCCgcttaaaaatttgtttcgcaaaaaattgactatttaaaattaatttctcggaATTGATCTCACTTACAAAACTGAACTATCACCCTCAACAATTCAGAAGAAAATAACGCAATATTGATAACCATTTATTATGTGGACTTACAAAGACTTAACGAAAAACTGAAAATTTATTTCCGTAATTCTTTCTGATAGGAATTGAAAGTCTTGAAATAGGCCTCGGACCAACGTTTAAGTCTTTTGAAGGACATGCGGAACCAAACCCAAATTACAATAACCTTTTAGTACTCATAACAACAAAGCCCAGAGGAAGTCACCCTCGATTACAGttagaaaaagataagataatatagataatcattttcaaaatagtattttccaaatcataaaTTACCCcgacaaaaacacatttttttctccaattcttGAAATACTCGcgatctaatttttattttctagtatTGAAGTGAAAAAATTTCACTTGTCAATCATACAAAGGTGATGACGTACCTTATATTTTACACTGCCAGTGaatctaataaaataaataaacaaaaatcgACATATAGAATTgtatattattttttctgaattttgacgCAGGAGAATGAGGACATTCCATCCCCACGACTCACTCTTATTCCCTGTCATTTAACAAGATCAATGGCCACATCTGGTTTTGATGGTAATGAGGGGTGGGGCCGCTAGTATCATGAGTACAGGTTTCGACTCCCGCGAGTCAGCAAAATGAGAGCGAGCGATAGGAGAGGTAAAAATAACAAAGGATCAATGGCCGCTAATGCCTCATGCCCATTCCCTTCCTAAGACTCCCCACTAGCGAACAAGGCCTGAAAGCAACACTCCCCCCGTATGCAATTCGCAAAAAGCCCTCCGACGAGACTTAAAGGACTCACGAGTCATGACACTATCCTAAGGTTCTCTCCATGTCTATATATCATATCTCGTATGCACAAGATATAGTTGCAGCCAACCCATCTCCAAGGAAAACAGATGAAAGGACAAACTGAACCCTCTTCGGAGATCAATAAGAACGCCGAATCTTCTTATCCTAGCAGAACCTCATATGCCCAGAACACAATATCATTCACTTGGATCAGCAGAGTTGGTGATAGGTCAGCTGCCAATGTCTATAACTGCGAACAAGTGCGAGAGGACTCTCCAATATTGCGTGCAGCAGTAGCACCTTCTAGTAAATTCTCGGATGCCTCAGTTGTGGACTCGGCCGCCCGGTTCTTGGCCAATGATCTTCTCAAGAATTGGAGTTTCAATCCTTTCGGCTTCATCCGGCCCAGCAATTCCCACCTCCTCGGCTTAATCTGCCCCAACAATTTCATCTGCTCCCTTCTAAACTTCCTATTTGCATACCATCTTCCACCTCGCCAACCCAAGGCATAGCTGCAATCATAGCGAAGACAAGACAATAAGGAATGAGTGTAAGATAAGAATCAGAAACATCCATTTCAACTTCAACACAGTTCGAATAAACTCCCGCAAAGAAAATCAGAACACTTTGGAACCCATGGAAAAGGATCACCAAGCAGTGATCTCTGCCAGGGAATTCCAATTTTCAGTCCACAGTCAAAACCATGAACAAATATAAGCAAAGCCAATTTCTTCTACTAATAGGAGGTACCACACCCATGTCTTGAGACAAGTAGCACACCTGTTTATTTCACTGTTCTAGCTTCTTccaacaaaaccaaaaaaaagggatGTAATGACATCACAAGTATTTGAGCTTTTGTCTGTTTTACGATCAAGCACCTAAACTTCTTTTTGTTCAATTAAATAtctcaacttttgaaatttggctcaATATGAGGAAtcagtgaaaaaaaattgttgccATGTCACGTGATTTGGCTATTGAGGCTTGCTTACTCAGCGAAAGTCGAGCACAACGACATGGCTTGTCTACTCAACAAAAGTTATGTCATCTCAATTTACATGTTGGgtgaagaggagggagagaaggTGTTGACTTGGACGATCTCAACCCTCCAATATGTCTTTGCCAACATAACATCATCTCAAGAGGCCTCACTAGACACCAATATGGACAATTAATAACTTTTAATGGCATTTATCCGCATTGGTGTTTTCTGTTCGCAATTTTAGCAAATGCCTCACATTAAGCCAACCTTGAAAAGTTGATGTACTTGATTGAAcagaaaaatgatcaattatTAGAGCGTAAAAGGGGTAAAGTTTCATATACTTGCTGTATCATCTGGTCCAAAGAAGGGAGAAGCATGCACATTCCTACTGTTTTCTCTAATGATGCACTTCAAGCAGCTTATAAGATAATGTTCATTTCTTGAGTATGCATCTTAACCAACCTCCTCTTTCACCATGCTTTCATTTGCCAACTCTTACATTGGAACACAAGTCAAATTGCATACTAAGCATACTTGAATTCTGGAACTGGATAACTGTGATCATGGTGTTCTGCCCCTCTTCATACTAAAGAACGAAAATTGCACAGAGATCTGTTCAAGCTGCAAGTCAAATTGCACAAAACTTGTTCTACCAACCACCCCATAGATTGGAATCCCATCCTACCATGGCATTcccaaacataaaaaattttaaactggaaTAAAGTTTTAAGGTTAGTCCAAAAATGAGACCAAGCTCATTGTGGCTGGACAGATTCGTCCAAATCCTCATAGATTCGTCCAAATCCTCATAGATTCATCCATCATGGTATTACTTCATGAGATATTATAACAACAATATTGCTAACAGCTACAGTTCTGCCTTTGCCTTTTAAAAGagtgaaaaaagggaaaaaaaaaatgcatcgaCAATAAAGAGCAGGAAAGGAAGTGAACATGGACCAACCCAATCACTAAAGTGGTACCAGCAGTGGCAATACAAGCCGCAGTACTGGAACTTTCTCGACCAACAATCTTCTTAATTTCCCCATGTTCAAATTGATAATTATCCTTCATCTGTCGGAGAACAACAATAAGCACTCATCTTAGATGCAAGAAGTGATGCCAAGTAACAAGAgaggatagaaaaaaaaaatggattgggTAGAACTGATACGTGATGTTAGAAAGCATGCTTGATTCAGAAATCCCAATCAATAcaggcaaaagaaagaaaaaggcaaggATAATGCCACATCCAAGTCAAGCAAAAGATAGGCTGACGACACCTTCTCGAACTTGACAAGGACTTGTTTAGACTAGatcaagtttaaaaaaaagggtttgaatACAAAGCAACTTTCAATAAAGAACAACATGACAGGGTTTTATGAGATGACTTATAGAAGTCTGAAATTCAACCACCACGGCCATGTCTGTCCAGTTACACTGCAGGAATAGAAATACTTCCTTGCGGAAGAGAAGTTACTTGATCTGAAATTGTGAATACCGAAGAGGAAACACAAGATCTTAACAGCCAAAAAACGGGAAATGTAGAAATTATTTGAATTATACAAAGACTAGAAAGATTGAGACGGAAAATGCATTGGCAATGCAGATGTTGCCATCCATCTAGGAAGCATTTCATTGATCCctcaaaatttattatttaatctaTTCTGACacgcaaaaataaaagaagaataaattcACTGCGTTCCTTTTTGGCAGTCTTGGAATCTTCATTAAAAGTTTTATCACCTTCCCACACATGACAAACAGCAGAGTAGCACCTCCACCTAGAGAAAACAATACCACATAAACttcaaatgcaaaagaaagataCTCACAGCTCTTTCTATTGATTCAAGCCTTTGATCAACTTTAGTTTCATGATAGTGACGTATAGAATAACCTGCAGCATAAATTACAAACCAATGAACCAAATTACAAATAACTTTAAGGATGTAATGATGCAGGAAAGATACATGCACTTAAGTCAACGCGCAGCATAACTACAATTCTGACATAAGCAACGAAGTTCCTCGAACATGTTAATAACAGCATTCTCTTTATCTAATGTGCAAGGCGCCACGCCAACTAATGACTCATAAGATCTTGAAAGCCCTCAAACTAGTCTTGCAAGACTAGTGACCACAAGGCTCaagaaaagcaaatgacaaaaacTGCATTTCTTCCACCTGTGAGTATTTGCATGTTAAAATCTTGTTTGTACTCGCATTGGGCAAATAAGGACTAATACAATAAAGGACCTACATTCATCTCGTAGAACCGGCAAAGTATCAGATTTTTCATAATCTTCACAAGCACAAAACAGTATCCTCGTCGATGAAAACTTCAGTTTTCAGCCATCGCTGAAGTCAAGACTGCAGGATCTCAAGGTCCGTCTCTCCACGTGATAAAACGATGCTTAAGCGCTCCTACGCCGGCACACATCTTAG
Protein-coding sequences here:
- the LOC115750871 gene encoding uncharacterized protein LOC115750871 isoform X1, with the protein product MQRLRRGTSLFGSLAAPQLKKKALNSWAAVQDTFFSTKDTFERHRVVFTVGTSIASVATAWAGYSIRHYHETKVDQRLESIERAMKDNYQFEHGEIKKIVGRESSSTAACIATAGTTLVIGYALGWRGGRWYANRKFRREQMKLLGQIKPRRWELLGRMKPKGLKLQFLRRSLAKNRAAESTTEASENLLEGATAARNIGESSRTCSQL
- the LOC115750871 gene encoding uncharacterized protein LOC115750871 isoform X2, which gives rise to MQRLRRGTSLFGSLAAPQLKKKALNSWAAVQDTFFSTKDTFERHRVVFTVGTSIASVATAWAGYSIRHYHETKVDQRLESIERAMKDNYQFEHGEIKKIVGRESSSTAACIATAAMPWVGEVEDGMQIGSLEGSR